One window from the genome of Paracoccus marcusii encodes:
- a CDS encoding M20 family metallopeptidase, translating into MTDARQDAIARAEGYFDEGGFQADLAALVAHPTESQDPAQRPHLDRYLTEAMIPRLSGLGFAPRVLDNPDPRGGPLLIAERIEDPALTTVLTYGHGDVVRAQTDQWRDGLSPFVLTAEGDRLYGRGAADNKGQHLINLAALQAVIDTRGHLGFNMRIIFEMSEETGSPGLAQVCRDHADALAADVLIASDGPRLQADVPTLFMGSRAALAFDLVLELRSGAHHSGNWGGLLADPAMILAHALATICDRRGQIQVPEWRPDSLTPALRDALRDLPVIEAGGPQVDVDWGEVGLTPTERAFGWNSFAVLAMTAGVPDAPVNAIAGRARATCQLRYVVGTDPDDILPALRRHLDRHGHHAVRIVPRDGDPAHATRLMPDHDWVRRVAGSVRRTTGQDPHLLPNLAGSLPNECFAEILGLPTIWVPHSYRGCCQHAPDEHALQSLSRQALAIMAGLWWDLGTPADST; encoded by the coding sequence ATGACCGATGCGCGACAGGATGCGATCGCCCGCGCCGAAGGCTATTTCGACGAGGGCGGATTCCAGGCCGATCTGGCGGCCTTGGTGGCGCATCCGACCGAAAGCCAGGACCCGGCGCAGCGGCCCCATCTGGACCGCTATCTGACCGAGGCGATGATACCGCGCCTGTCCGGTCTGGGTTTCGCCCCGCGGGTGCTGGACAATCCCGACCCGCGGGGCGGCCCCCTGCTGATCGCGGAACGGATCGAGGATCCGGCCCTGACCACGGTCCTGACCTATGGTCATGGCGACGTGGTCCGCGCCCAGACCGACCAGTGGCGCGACGGGCTGTCGCCCTTTGTCCTGACCGCCGAGGGCGACCGCCTGTATGGCCGTGGCGCGGCCGACAACAAGGGGCAGCACCTGATCAACCTGGCCGCGCTGCAGGCTGTCATCGACACGCGCGGGCATCTGGGCTTCAACATGCGGATCATCTTCGAGATGTCCGAGGAGACCGGATCGCCCGGCCTGGCCCAGGTCTGCCGGGATCATGCCGATGCGCTGGCGGCCGATGTGCTGATCGCGTCCGACGGCCCGCGCCTGCAGGCCGACGTGCCGACGCTGTTCATGGGATCGCGCGCGGCGCTGGCCTTTGATCTGGTGCTGGAGCTGCGGTCGGGGGCGCATCATTCGGGAAACTGGGGCGGTCTTCTGGCCGATCCGGCGATGATCCTGGCCCATGCGCTGGCCACGATCTGCGATCGGCGCGGCCAGATCCAGGTCCCGGAATGGCGCCCCGACAGCCTGACGCCCGCGCTGCGCGACGCCTTGCGCGACCTGCCGGTGATCGAGGCGGGCGGCCCCCAGGTCGATGTCGATTGGGGAGAGGTCGGGCTGACACCCACCGAACGCGCCTTTGGGTGGAACAGCTTTGCGGTGCTGGCGATGACCGCCGGTGTGCCCGACGCACCCGTGAACGCCATCGCGGGCCGCGCGCGGGCGACCTGCCAGCTGCGCTATGTCGTGGGGACCGATCCGGATGACATCCTGCCGGCGCTGCGTCGCCACCTGGATCGCCACGGCCATCACGCGGTGCGCATCGTGCCGCGGGACGGCGATCCCGCCCATGCCACGCGGCTGATGCCCGACCATGACTGGGTGCGCCGGGTCGCGGGGTCGGTCCGGCGGACGACCGGGCAGGATCCGCATCTGCTGCCGAACCTGGCCGGATCGCTGCCCAACGAATGCTTTGCGGAAATCCTGGGCCTGCCGACGATCTGGGTGCCCCATTCCTATCGTGGCTGCTGTCAGCACGCACCCGACGAACATGCATTGCAAAGCCTGTCGCGACAGGCGCTGGCGATCATGGCGGGGCTGTGGTGGGATCTGGGGACGCCCGCTGATAGCACTTGA
- a CDS encoding ABC transporter ATP-binding protein: protein MLSVADLTVWFGQEPDRVTAVHNAAFDVAQGESFGLVGESGSGKSTILRAIAGLIPGWSGRIAVDGQAQKGERRDRAFFRTVQMVFQDPYASLHPRHSVDAVLAETLRLQGMDRIDQRIVKLLDDVGLGRGFRFRYPHQLSGGQRQRVAIARALAAEPRLLLLDEPTSALDVSVQAEILNLLADLRDEHGLTYLMVSHDLSVIAHMCDRLAVMQRGRIVEILPASHLRAGQGAQPYTTHLIEASAGYRPEARP from the coding sequence ATGCTGAGCGTTGCCGATCTGACCGTCTGGTTCGGGCAGGAGCCCGACCGCGTCACCGCTGTCCACAACGCGGCCTTCGATGTGGCGCAGGGCGAAAGCTTTGGCCTGGTCGGCGAAAGCGGTTCGGGCAAGTCGACCATCCTGCGCGCCATCGCAGGCCTGATCCCCGGCTGGTCCGGCCGGATCGCGGTCGACGGTCAGGCTCAGAAGGGAGAGCGGCGCGACCGGGCGTTCTTTCGCACCGTTCAGATGGTGTTCCAGGACCCCTATGCCAGCCTGCATCCACGCCATTCCGTCGATGCCGTCCTGGCGGAAACCCTGCGCCTGCAGGGCATGGACCGGATCGACCAGCGCATCGTCAAGCTGCTGGACGACGTGGGTCTGGGCCGGGGGTTCCGCTTCCGCTATCCGCACCAGCTGTCCGGGGGACAGCGTCAGCGCGTGGCGATCGCCCGCGCCTTGGCGGCGGAGCCGCGCCTGCTGCTGCTGGACGAGCCGACCAGCGCGCTGGACGTCAGCGTCCAGGCCGAGATCCTGAACCTGCTGGCCGATCTGCGCGACGAACACGGGCTGACCTATCTGATGGTCAGCCACGACTTGTCGGTGATCGCCCATATGTGCGACCGGCTGGCCGTGATGCAGCGCGGCCGCATCGTCGAGATCCTGCCGGCGTCCCATCTGCGGGCGGGGCAGGGCGCCCAGCCTTATACCACCCACCTGATCGAGGCGTCCGCCGGATACCGCCCGGAGGCCCGCCCATGA
- a CDS encoding ABC transporter ATP-binding protein: protein MTEPLLSVRDLRVTFPTRQGEFQAVRGIDFDLGRERLGVVGESGSGKSMTGRAILGLVRPPGRVEAARMELEGQSILNLPDRQMRAIRGGRISMVMQDPKFSLNPVMTVGQQIIEAYRLHARAPRAAARAKALEMLEAVQIRDPERVMDSYPHEVSGGMGQRIMIAMMLAPDPQILIADEPTSALDVSVRTEVLHIMDRLVRDRGMGLIFISHDLNLVAQFCDRVLIMYAGRVVETLPARDLHGAQHPYTRGLLDSLPRLDAPVSRLSVLQRQDSWRDPVVKGP from the coding sequence GTGACCGAACCCCTTCTGTCCGTGCGCGACCTGCGCGTCACCTTCCCGACCCGGCAGGGCGAGTTTCAGGCCGTGCGCGGCATCGATTTCGACCTGGGCCGCGAACGCCTTGGCGTCGTGGGCGAGAGCGGGTCGGGCAAGTCCATGACCGGCCGCGCGATCCTGGGCCTAGTGCGTCCGCCCGGCCGGGTCGAGGCCGCCCGGATGGAGCTGGAGGGCCAGTCCATCCTGAACCTGCCCGACCGGCAGATGCGCGCCATCCGCGGCGGGCGCATCAGCATGGTCATGCAGGACCCCAAGTTCAGCCTGAACCCGGTGATGACCGTGGGCCAGCAGATCATCGAGGCCTATCGCCTGCACGCCCGCGCGCCCCGCGCCGCCGCCCGCGCCAAGGCCCTGGAGATGCTGGAGGCCGTGCAGATCCGTGACCCCGAACGCGTCATGGACAGCTATCCCCACGAGGTGTCGGGCGGCATGGGTCAGCGCATCATGATCGCCATGATGCTGGCCCCCGATCCGCAGATCCTGATCGCGGACGAACCGACCAGCGCGCTGGACGTGTCGGTCCGGACCGAGGTGCTGCACATCATGGACCGGCTGGTCCGCGACCGCGGCATGGGGCTGATCTTCATCAGCCACGACCTGAACCTGGTGGCGCAGTTCTGCGACCGCGTGCTGATCATGTATGCCGGCCGCGTGGTCGAGACGCTGCCCGCCCGCGACCTGCACGGGGCGCAGCACCCCTATACCCGCGGGCTTCTGGACAGCCTGCCGCGGCTGGACGCGCCGGTGTCGCGCCTGTCCGTCCTCCAGCGCCAGGACAGCTGGCGCGACCCCGTCGTGAAAGGCCCCTGA